The Thermococcus celericrescens DNA segment CGCCGAGCTTCCACTGCTCTGCATCCACGGCCACCGTTCTCCACTTGTCCGGGCCGTAGCCGTCCTGCGAGCCGACGAGGACGTCTCCCCAGAGGCCGTAGTCCTCGTTTATGGCAATGTACTTCTTCGGGACTTTCACTATCACCGCGTTCTTGACGGGGTCGGCTGAAATCTGCATCTCACCCTGGTAAACGGTTCCATTCGGGAGGATGATGAGGTTTCCATAGTCCCATCCGGCAATCCTGAAGGCGACGTCCCAGGGATGGTTCGGGTCGAGGTTGACGTTGGCTCCGGGTCCATCGGGGAACATCTTTATGGCGGTGCTGTTGCCGCCGTCCTTGAAGTCCAGGTAGACCTCGATTATCTGGAGGCTGAAGCCGTTCGGTCCGTTCCAGGGGTTGCCCCCGAGGTCCTTGAAGTAGAACTCCATCACGTAGCTGTCCGTCTGCTCGAGCATCCTGAAGCGGAGAAGGTCAAAGGCCCCCTCGACGAAGACCGCGTCCGTTGGGTAGGTGTAGGTTCCGGGCCCGTGGTCGTCACCCTCAGGGTCTGCGATGTCCGCTATCGTGACTCCCTTGACCTCGGTCGGGAGCTTGAGCTCGATGGGGGTGGTTATTGTTTCGAGCCGTCCGTCCTTGACGGTCGAGACCGCGAAGTAGAAGTCGCTCGGGTTCTTGAGGTAATCGAAGGGCACAATGACTTCCACTCCGTCGTTCGTCTGCTCAACGGTTGCGTCTCCAAGCTTCTCGCTCTTCTCGTAGTCGGTGGCACCGTATATCTCAGCCTTTCCGTTCTCGTACACGACGTGCTTGGTTATGAGGAGACCGACGCTGTCGGCGGAGAACGGGGACATCGAGTACCTGAGCTCGGTTGGCCTCTCCTGGAGGAGTGTGAATGTGTTGCCGACGCGCTCATCCTTCTCCCAGATGCTTACCTCGAACCTGTCCAGGTTCCCCCTCACTAGGAAGTGAAGCCCATCGCCGTCGAAATAGACGCTCACGCCGTTTGCCAGCGGGGACATGCTTGAGTAGTTCTTCATCTCGCCCTCCTTGAGGCCGTCGAGGGCCCTGGTGACGTAGGGCTCACCGTCCGGGAAGTAGTTTCCAAAGAGGTAGCTCGGCGGCTCGACTCCGGCCAGCTTGTACATCTCGTAGAGGTAGGTCTTCAGGTAGCGGTCGAAGGTGTAGTCCTGCCCGCTGTCCTGGTCGCTTCCGTACCACCAGAACCAGTCGCTCGCCTCGGCGCGAAGCAGATACTCGTGGGCCTTCTCCCAGTCCGCCTGGCTCATGCTTCCCTTCTTCTCCATGAGGGTCTTTCTGGCCTGGTAGAGCCAGTACCAGCCGTAGTTCTCCTGGGGCTCACCTATCCACGTGGAGAGGGTTCCGTCTATCCAGCTGCTCTCGGGCCACTGCATCTCCTCATTGACCCCGACGGCGTCGTAGAGGTCGCCGAGGCTCTGGGCCTTGAGGAGGGCGTTAACGTTGTCTCCGGTGAGGTCCAGTCTCTCCATCATCTGCGGTGTGAGCCTGTTTGCTTCATCGCCGTAGAGCTGGATGTATTCGCTCGGGGTGAGGGTTCTTATGAGCCCCTGCTCCTGGAGTTCGGTCAGCTTCTTGTAGAGCTCGGTGAGGAAAAGCTTGCCGTCGTAGGGGTAGTTCTCCCACGGGTTCTCGCCGTCGAGCGTAACCACGTAAACCAGCGAACCTTCGTAGTTCTCCTTCTGGAGCTTGAGGAGCTCGTTCACGAAGTCCTCAACGGCCTGGTACTGGTTCATTCCGCCGTAGTTGAATCCCACGCGGTCGCTGAGAGCGTGGTCGCGCGGGAAGAGGTAGATCTTCTTTCCGTTGAACTCGGCCACCCAGGGCTTGTAGTAGTTCTCAACCGTCTTCTCGACGCCGAGCCTGTCAAGGACGAGCTGGTCGGTCATCACCCAGGTCCAGCCGTTGTCCGCGAGTGTCTCGAGGGTCTTGTCGTTGAGGGCGCTCTCGGCCGCCCAGCCTCCCTTGGGAACTGCCGTTCCACCGCCGAGGTACTGCTTGTACAGCTCGTCCGCCCTCTTCACCTGGTCGTCGAAGTCGCCCTCCCAGCCGAAGTCGTTGAGTATTGGGCCTATCGGGTGGGCGTAGGGAACGACCGTGACCTCGACGTTGCCGTTGCCAAGGAGGAGGTTTATCCTCTCGTGCTCCTTGAAGGTGTGGTTGATGAGCCAGAGCTGGGCGTCGAGGACGGTTTTAACGTCCTCCCTGGTGTAGTCGCCCTCATCAACCTTCTTGTAGAGGTCCCTGAGGGCAGGGGTGTCCATTATGTACTTGTAGTCGATCCAGGCGAGGTTGAAGAGAACAGCGAGGTCGATGTAGTCCTGCTCAGTGAACTCGCCTGTGACCGCCGCCTTCTGCTCCTCGAGCGGCAGGTTGGCGTACTTAGCCTTGGCCTGCATCATCTTGTCCTTCAGCTCCGTGTAGCGATCCCAGGGGTCCCTTACCGGGTTGCCGCTGGGGTCAGTTATCGGCTCGCCGTTCCAGGGGATGGTGTGGTCGAAGAACCCTCCCGGTGCCTGCAGCATGAACCACTTCTCGTCAACGGTCAGAGGCTCGCCGCTGGCTATCTTCTCGGTGATTATCTGGTAGGTGTCCTTCTTCCCGTTCATGTAGTCAGCGAGCTGGGCTATGAGTGAGCCCGATAAATCAATCGTGGCGTGAACGTCCGGATACTGGCTGAGGTAATAGGCCATCTTCCAGTAGTTGTTTGCCGCATGGAGCCTGACCCAGGGCCTGGTGTAGACGTCCTGGACCGGGTCGTAGTAGTAGGGCTGGTGCTGGTGCCAGACTATTATGACGTTGAGCGGCTTCGGCTCGGCCGCCCCAACGCCCTTGAAGCTTACTCCCATTAGGCTTCCAACCATCAAAAAGGCAAGGAAAAGGGCAGCAACCCTCCTCATATTATCACCTCACTCCTTGAGACCTCCAACTGTAAGACCGCTCCTTATGTAGTTCTGGGCGAGCATGAACGCCACGAACACGGGCAGGGCGAAGAGCAGAGCAGCTGCTGCGAAGTAGCTCCAGTCTATTCCCCTGCCTATGCCGCCCAGGAGAAGGTATATCCACACCGACAGTGGCTGGTGCGACTCAGTCAGCAGCAGGCTTGCCAGGATGAACTCAGTCCATCCTCCGATAAACGCGAATATTGTGACCGTGGCTATTCCTGGCAGCGCCATCGGGAGGAGCACGTGCCTGATTATCTGAAGGTAGCTGGCGCCGTCCACCAGGGCAGCCTCGTCGAAGTCCGGGCTTATGGAGTCTATGTATCCCTTGAGCAGCCAGGTGTTGAAGGGAACGCTTCCGGCGGCATAGATGAAGGACAGCACCGGCAGCTTGTCGTAGAGGCCCAGCTTGACTATCATACCGTAGAGGGCTATAAGGCCCGCTATTCCGAGACCGCCCGCCACCTGCGTGAACATCAGGTAGAAGTAGAGCACGTGCTCCCTGCCGAAGAACTTCATGCGCGAGAATGCGTAGGCGGCTGGGACGACGAACACGAGCGTCAGCAGCACCGTTATTGTGGCTATGATGAGGCTGTTCTTGAGGTAGCCGAAGAACTTCGAGTTGACGAACTTCCCCACCCTTGTGAACCTGACGGTTCCGCTGTTCCTGGCAACGACGTACTTCTCCATCGGGCCCGAGACGTGGGTGCCCTCAATGGTTCCGCCCTTCAGCTCAACGTTCCTCATTATCGCGAAGCCCACAGTGCCGTCGTCGTTCATCCTTGTGAGGATGAAGAGTCCCTTGACCTCACCCTTCAGCTGTCCCTGAGCGTTAACGTCCGTTGAAACGTCGAAAACCAGGTTTTTCACCGGGATCTCAAACACCAGTCCTGTGAATGGCCCGTATTTGACCTTGCCCTTTATCGTCCCTTCCAGCAGGTACAGCCTGCCGTCCTGAACGTGGGCGCTTCCCTCGATGGTTCCTGTGAAGTTCTCCGAGAGTTTGCTTCCTGAGAATCCAAAGAGCACCTCCCTGTACGAGTCAAGGCTGACGTTTCGGGGGATAATGTGGAACTCCGTGGTTGCGAGCGTTGAGCCCGGGCTTATTGAGACGACGAAGATGTAGTAAACTGGGAAGAGTATGATAAACATGACGAAGATCGCCAGCAGGGTCAGGACAAAGCTCCTGACGACCTCCCCTTTGCGCCTTCCCATCATCCCTTGGCACCCTCCTGAAGTCTGGTTATCCTGACGTTAACGTACATGTACACGGCAAGCACGAGCGTGGCGATTATCATTATCGCCGCGGCCTTTCCGTAGTGGGGGCTGGCTCCGAAGGCCTTCCTGAAACCGTAGAGCAGTATGAACTTGTCCTCGAACAGGCCCGCGTTGTAGATGTAGGGCACCATGAAGTACTGGAAGCTCGCCGCGCTGGTGAGTATGGTGGCGAATGCTATCGGTTTGCCGACTATCGGGAGGACCACGTGTCTCACCCTCTGCCAGTAGCTGGCCCCGTCTATTATCGCCGCCTCAACGAGCGTGTCCGGCACGGACTGGAGCGCCGCCGTGATGACGGTTATCATGAACGGGTACGCGAGCCACACCTCGATTATGTTGAGCGCGAGAAAGGCCCACAGCGGGTCGTTAATCCAGTTGGGGAGGTTGTGAACCCCCAGGGATTTAAGCAGCTGGTTTATCGGCCCGAATATCGGGTCGAACATGAACTTCCAGACGGTAACGGAGAAGAGCAGCGGCAGCGCCCAGGGGATTATGAGGAGGGAACGGTAGATCATTTTTCCTTTGACGTATCTGCTGTTGTAGAGCAGGCTGAGGATGATTCCCGCGAGAACCTTCAGGGTGACGCTGGCCACCACGAATATCCACGTCCACAGGAAGGCGCTCCTGAATGTTTCGTCGCCGAGTATCCAGCGGAAGTTCTCAAGACCAACGAACTGAAGCTGCGGGGCGTCCGGGGCCTGAACCGGGAAGTTGCCGAGCTGGGCGTTGGTGAATGCGAGATATATCGAGTATATTATCGGCCATAGGTTGAAAAACAGGAACGCTGCCATTCCAGGCAGGATTAGGAACAGAGCAATGGTCGTGGTCTTTTTCATTCCAATCCCTCCAAAAAGGTATGAAAAAGGAGAAAGGCTTCAGCCGTTCATGTTGTCGAGTATCTGCTGCTGGTACTTCTCGAGTATGGCCTTTATATCGGCGTTCTCCGGGTCCTGGAGTATCTCGTTGATTGCCCCGTCGACGCCGCCCCAGACGGCGCCCATCTTCGGGCTCTTGGGCATCAGGTACGCGTGCTGAACGGCCTGCCCGAAGCCGTAGATAACGGGGTCGTTCTGGATGTCCGGGTCGTTGAGAACGGGGGTGAGAACGGGGATGTAGCCGAGCTGGAGTGATAGCTCCTTGATGACCTCTGGGGTGGTGGTGAACCACTTGACGAACTTCCAGGCGGCCTCCTTGTTCTTTATACCGGCCGCGAAGTAGATGTCCTTGACTCCACCGTACGGCCTCGGCCAGTACTCCTTACCGTCCTTGGTTATCGGCGGGAGCGGAACGACGCCGAAGTCTATTCCGGCCTTCTTGACGTCGCTTATGCTCCACGGGCCGTTTATCATCATGGGAGCACGGCCCTCAAGGAATATGCTCTGCTGGGTTCCGTAGTCTGCGGTCGGGGCCATGTACGGCCAGATGTTCTGGAAGAAGAACTCGAAACCGTCTATCGTCTCGGGCTGGTCGAGACCGGGCATCTCACTCTGGTCGTCGAAGTAGTAGCCACCGAAGGCCTGGGCCCAGGCCGAGAGGAAGTATGCGTTGAGCGGATACGCTATTCCGTACTTCTCATTGTCCGGGTCGTTGTACTGCTCCATTATCGCCTTCATCTCGTCGAAGGTCTTCGGGGCCTCGCTCACCATGTCCTTGTTGTATATGAGCGCGGCAGTCTCGGCCGCGAAGGGCATGGCGTAGTAGTGCCCCTTGTACTGCATGGCCTCCTGGGCCATCGGGGCAAAGCCGTTGAGGACGTCATCGGTGATGTAGTCATCAATCGGCTCGAGCATGCCGGCCTCCGCGAACTTGCCTATCCAGTCGTGAGCCCAGATGAAGAGGTCCGGCCCCTGGCCGGTGGGTATGGCAGCCTTGAGGGCGCTCTCAAGCTCGGGCTTCTGCTCAAAGGTTATGGTGACGTCCGGGCACATGGCCATGTACTCCTCGGCGAGGCTCTGGAAGACCTCAAGCTCGTTAGGCTGCATGGCGTGCCAGATGACGACCTCCCCGCTTCCGCACTCCGTCTCGGGCGGGGTAGTGGTGGTGGTCTCAGTGGGGCTCGGGCTGGAGGTGGTTGAACTCGGTGAGCTCGTGGTGGTCTCGGTTGGACTGGGGGAGCTGGTCGTCGTTGAACTCGGGCTCTCCCCTCCGGGGGATATACAGCCGCTGGCCACAACGCTAAGAACCAAAACCCCCACCAAAAGCAGGGCAAACAGTCCTTTCTTCATATCTTTATCACCCGCCTTGATTTTGGGTGATATAGTATCATCGACGGTGATATATATATCTTGCGCTTCTTTGATCAGAGTTGTTGGCCATGCACATAGTTAGTCCTCCATGAAAAGAGTGGACCACAGGGAACGGGTCGGGGATGGGCTGTCTGTCCGTGGGGTGCCATCTGCCCCTTCCCCTTCATCCCCCGGGAGAAGACGTCAGGGTGTCGTCACATGGAACACGCAGTCCTCAGGTTCCATCGAGTACCTGATCTCCACCCTGACCCTTTCGTCCCCGAGAACCCTCTCGTATATCATCGTGCGCCCCTGGAACCTTACGGGCACGAACTCGCCGAGCTGAAGCGCTCTGCTCCTCCTTCTGAGCCGTATCAGCCGTTTCGTGGTTTCGAAAATCTCAGTGTCCCACTTCCCCCTGTCCCATACCATGGACGCCCTCCCGGCACTCAGGCCACCGTCCAGCCGTCCTCTGAGTCCAATTTCATCGCCGTAGAATATCGATGGAATCCCCTTGTAGGTCATCAGGAAGGCCAGGGCGCAGAGGTATCTCCGCCTGTCCCCCACGAGGTCGAGGAAGCGTTCGGTGTCGTGGTTGTCGAGGAAGTTGTACATCGCGTACTCCGCGGGGCCCAGGTGGGCGCTCAGTAGCTCCAGGCCGTTGAGGAACTCCCCCGCGTCGATTTCACCCTCAACAAAGAACCTGAGAATGAGCTCGTAGAGGGGGTAGTTCATGGTACCGTGGAATGCGTCGGGAACCCAGGGCCGGGGGTCGTCCATGACCTCCCCAACGAGGTACACCTCCTCTGGCATGGCCTTCCGCATCTCCCTCCAGAGCTCCGGTGGAACGCCGTGGGCGACGTCCAGCCGCCAGCCGTCCGCTCCCCGCTCGAGCCAGTACTCCATTACCTCTCCGATGAATCTCCTTACCTCCGGGCTGTCGTGGTTGAGCCTCGGCATCAGCCACACCGAGTAGAAGCTCTCGTAGTTCCAGTCCAGGGATTTTATCAGGTGGTATCTCTCGATCCACGGCTCTTCTGAATGCAGAACCCTCAGGAACTGCTCGGGAACAACGGGAGAGCCGGTTACGCGGTAGAACCTCCGGTACTCACTTCTTTCTCTGTTCCTAACCACGTCCTGGAAGTACGGGTGGAAGAAGCTCGTGTGGTGGAAAACCCCGTCGAGAATCAGCCTGATGTCCCGCTTTTTGAGTTCCCTCACCAGCTCCCTGAAGACCCCCCATCCTCCGAGCTTTCTGTCGATACTGAAGTAGTCGGTGACGTCGTAGCGGTGGTACGTCATGGACTCGAATATAGGGGTGAGGTAGAGGGCGTTGACGCCGAGTTCTTCGAGGTGCCCCAGCCTCTTTATTATCCCCGCCAAATCACCGCCGTGGAACGCCCTGCCCCTGGGCGTTCCGGGCAGGCCTCTCTCGAACCTGTCGGGCATTATCTGGTAGAAAACCCTCTCGTAAATCCATCGGGGAGTTTCCGGGCGGTATGGAACGGCCCTGAATGGTCCCATTCTCCTTGTCAAGCCTTTCCGCGTCCGAATCTCGAAGGAGTACTCCAGTTCACCGTCTCCGGGCAGGACTGCCTCGAAGTACTCGAACAGCCCCTCCCGGGCTTTTCTCCTCATCCCAACCATGCCCTCGCTTTCCGGGAGGACGAGGGTGGCCTTGGCGACTGCCCCCACTTTCGCCCTCAGGAGAACATGGGTTCTTCCGGCAACGGTGTAGAGATAGGTCGCGCTCGGCGCGTGAAATGGCCAGTCCCCACCGTCGATAACCGCGACGCTCGTTTCCCTTTCAAATTTGTACGAGAGCCTCCTGTAGGTCTCCCGTCCGGGGTTCTCGGGGTCGGGGGTAAACTCGCCGTCGATGGAGAACGCGTAGTGCCAGATCCCCTCCGGCAGCTTTACAGCCGTCCTCCAGCGGTCCCCTTCCTTCCTCATTCTGAAGGAGCCTTCATTGAACGCGTTGAAGCTCCCGAGCAGGTACACGTACTTTCTCCCTAGTTCCGCTGGAATCGAGAACTCGACGATCGCGACCCTCCCGAATTTCCGGTCCGGTTTGAACCCGAAAATTTTATACACTTTTATCACCCAAGATATCACTAGTGATGAATAAACTATCGCGAGTGAAACTTAAAAGATTGGAGGTCTCAGTATGAACGAAGAGGAAATAGTTGAAAAGCTTCAGAAGCTCGGTCTCACGAAGTACGAGAGCCTCGCATACATAACGCTCCTCAAACTCGGCCCGAGCAAGGCTACAGACATAACGAAGGAGAGCGGTATTCCCCACACGAGGGTTTACGACGTCCTCAGTTCCCTCCACAGGAAGGGGTTTGTTGACGTCATGCAGGGCTCCCCTCGCCTGTACAAGCCAGTCAACCCGGAGGTTGTTCTGGAGAAAATAAAGGAGGACTTCATAGAGGACGTTGAGAACCTCAAGGTTGCGTTTCTCGAGCTCTACCGCGAGGTTCACGGCGAGGATCTGCCCGAGATATGGACCATTCAGGGCTTTGAAAACACCGTTGAGCGCGCGGAGTACGTGATAAGGACCGCCAAGCACGAGGTTCTGATAAACACCCCCTTTGAGTTCCTCAAGCTGCTCAAAAGTGAGATACGCGCGAGGAAGGACATAGTCTTCGTCATAATCAGCAACTTCGATGAGATACCCGACTGGCTCAAAGGGAACAACATAATCCTCGCGAGGAGCGGGGGCGCCCCCTGGCTCATGGCCAGCTGGATAATCGGCGACATCGACTACGCCCTGTTCTTCGGTGCCCTCCCGAAGGACAAGCGTCGCGAGAAGTTCTACTCCTTCTGGGCCAAGAGCCCCAAGATAATCCAGAACTACATGCACTGGTTCTACACCATCTATCTCGACAACAGCGAGATAATCAAACCCCTCAACTATGCCGCGGCACCGAAGCCCCTCTCCCTCGTCAACATCAGGACGCTCATAACCGTCCTCAAGTACGTCGAGCTGCCGAGGAAGATCGAGGTCATCGGGAGGCTCGTTGACACGAAGGAGCCGGTGACCCTGGACGGGGAGATAACCGAATACGAGTACACCCCGCTCACCGCCAACATAACCGTGAATGCCGGCGGAAAGGAGTGGAAGATCGGCGGCATCGGCAGCTACTTCGAGGACGTCGAGGGCGAGAAGTTCATCCTCCTCGATTGAGCGGTTCTTTTCCTTCTTCATCTCCCATCCACTGGTTCATCAGGTAGGTGGTGTCAATGAGGATTCTTATCCTTGGGTTTGAATACCTTCCCGTCAAGGTGGGCGGCCTTGCCGAGGCGATAACAAGCATAGCCGAGGGGCTTGCCGAACTGGGAAACGAGGTCGTCGTTTTCACCCCCGACCACGGTAGAAACCTCGGCGAAGTCTTCGGCTCCTTCAGGGTTTCGGCCTTCGGCGGGGAAGTTTCGATAACCGTCAGAAAGCGTGAGCAGAACGGGGTGGTTGTCTACTCCCTCGGCGGAGGGCTTCTCAGCGAGTCCGATGTGTACGGCCCGGGCTGGGAGGGCCTGCTCAGGAAAGCGGTTCTCTTTGGAAAGGCGAGCGTCGGGCTGATGAACGGGCTGATCGATGCCTTTACTCCGGACGTAATCCACGCCCACGACTGGCACACTGTCTTTGCCCTGGGCCTTCTGAAGAAGTACTTCGGGATAAGGAGCGTCTTCACGGTCCACAGGCTCAACAAGGCCAGGATTCCGGACCACTACTTCAGCGAAGCCAACCTTGCTGAACTCGCTCCCTACCCCGAGATAGACCCCGAGCATACCGCCTGCTACATCGCCGACATGGTCACGACGGTCAGCAGGAGCTACCTGTGGGAGGAATGGGAATTCTTTAAACACTTCGAGGGAAAGGTTACGCACGTCTTCAACGGTATAGACTGCTCCTTCTGGAACGAGGAGCTCATGGAGACGAAGGACCTTCCCAGGGAGGAGAGAAGGAGGCGCGTTCTGGAGCGCTTCGGCCTGAGCGATGGGAAGGCCTTCATGTTCATAGGGCGCTTTGACAAAGCTCAGAAGGGCG contains these protein-coding regions:
- a CDS encoding glucodextranase DOMON-like domain-containing protein, with the translated sequence MRRVAALFLAFLMVGSLMGVSFKGVGAAEPKPLNVIIVWHQHQPYYYDPVQDVYTRPWVRLHAANNYWKMAYYLSQYPDVHATIDLSGSLIAQLADYMNGKKDTYQIITEKIASGEPLTVDEKWFMLQAPGGFFDHTIPWNGEPITDPSGNPVRDPWDRYTELKDKMMQAKAKYANLPLEEQKAAVTGEFTEQDYIDLAVLFNLAWIDYKYIMDTPALRDLYKKVDEGDYTREDVKTVLDAQLWLINHTFKEHERINLLLGNGNVEVTVVPYAHPIGPILNDFGWEGDFDDQVKRADELYKQYLGGGTAVPKGGWAAESALNDKTLETLADNGWTWVMTDQLVLDRLGVEKTVENYYKPWVAEFNGKKIYLFPRDHALSDRVGFNYGGMNQYQAVEDFVNELLKLQKENYEGSLVYVVTLDGENPWENYPYDGKLFLTELYKKLTELQEQGLIRTLTPSEYIQLYGDEANRLTPQMMERLDLTGDNVNALLKAQSLGDLYDAVGVNEEMQWPESSWIDGTLSTWIGEPQENYGWYWLYQARKTLMEKKGSMSQADWEKAHEYLLRAEASDWFWWYGSDQDSGQDYTFDRYLKTYLYEMYKLAGVEPPSYLFGNYFPDGEPYVTRALDGLKEGEMKNYSSMSPLANGVSVYFDGDGLHFLVRGNLDRFEVSIWEKDERVGNTFTLLQERPTELRYSMSPFSADSVGLLITKHVVYENGKAEIYGATDYEKSEKLGDATVEQTNDGVEVIVPFDYLKNPSDFYFAVSTVKDGRLETITTPIELKLPTEVKGVTIADIADPEGDDHGPGTYTYPTDAVFVEGAFDLLRFRMLEQTDSYVMEFYFKDLGGNPWNGPNGFSLQIIEVYLDFKDGGNSTAIKMFPDGPGANVNLDPNHPWDVAFRIAGWDYGNLIILPNGTVYQGEMQISADPVKNAVIVKVPKKYIAINEDYGLWGDVLVGSQDGYGPDKWRTVAVDAEQWKLG
- a CDS encoding ABC transporter permease subunit encodes the protein MMGRRKGEVVRSFVLTLLAIFVMFIILFPVYYIFVVSISPGSTLATTEFHIIPRNVSLDSYREVLFGFSGSKLSENFTGTIEGSAHVQDGRLYLLEGTIKGKVKYGPFTGLVFEIPVKNLVFDVSTDVNAQGQLKGEVKGLFILTRMNDDGTVGFAIMRNVELKGGTIEGTHVSGPMEKYVVARNSGTVRFTRVGKFVNSKFFGYLKNSLIIATITVLLTLVFVVPAAYAFSRMKFFGREHVLYFYLMFTQVAGGLGIAGLIALYGMIVKLGLYDKLPVLSFIYAAGSVPFNTWLLKGYIDSISPDFDEAALVDGASYLQIIRHVLLPMALPGIATVTIFAFIGGWTEFILASLLLTESHQPLSVWIYLLLGGIGRGIDWSYFAAAALLFALPVFVAFMLAQNYIRSGLTVGGLKE
- a CDS encoding carbohydrate ABC transporter permease — protein: MKKTTTIALFLILPGMAAFLFFNLWPIIYSIYLAFTNAQLGNFPVQAPDAPQLQFVGLENFRWILGDETFRSAFLWTWIFVVASVTLKVLAGIILSLLYNSRYVKGKMIYRSLLIIPWALPLLFSVTVWKFMFDPIFGPINQLLKSLGVHNLPNWINDPLWAFLALNIIEVWLAYPFMITVITAALQSVPDTLVEAAIIDGASYWQRVRHVVLPIVGKPIAFATILTSAASFQYFMVPYIYNAGLFEDKFILLYGFRKAFGASPHYGKAAAIMIIATLVLAVYMYVNVRITRLQEGAKG
- a CDS encoding extracellular solute-binding protein, coding for MKKGLFALLLVGVLVLSVVASGCISPGGESPSSTTTSSPSPTETTTSSPSSTTSSPSPTETTTTTPPETECGSGEVVIWHAMQPNELEVFQSLAEEYMAMCPDVTITFEQKPELESALKAAIPTGQGPDLFIWAHDWIGKFAEAGMLEPIDDYITDDVLNGFAPMAQEAMQYKGHYYAMPFAAETAALIYNKDMVSEAPKTFDEMKAIMEQYNDPDNEKYGIAYPLNAYFLSAWAQAFGGYYFDDQSEMPGLDQPETIDGFEFFFQNIWPYMAPTADYGTQQSIFLEGRAPMMINGPWSISDVKKAGIDFGVVPLPPITKDGKEYWPRPYGGVKDIYFAAGIKNKEAAWKFVKWFTTTPEVIKELSLQLGYIPVLTPVLNDPDIQNDPVIYGFGQAVQHAYLMPKSPKMGAVWGGVDGAINEILQDPENADIKAILEKYQQQILDNMNG
- a CDS encoding alpha amylase N-terminal ig-like domain-containing protein, giving the protein MYKIFGFKPDRKFGRVAIVEFSIPAELGRKYVYLLGSFNAFNEGSFRMRKEGDRWRTAVKLPEGIWHYAFSIDGEFTPDPENPGRETYRRLSYKFERETSVAVIDGGDWPFHAPSATYLYTVAGRTHVLLRAKVGAVAKATLVLPESEGMVGMRRKAREGLFEYFEAVLPGDGELEYSFEIRTRKGLTRRMGPFRAVPYRPETPRWIYERVFYQIMPDRFERGLPGTPRGRAFHGGDLAGIIKRLGHLEELGVNALYLTPIFESMTYHRYDVTDYFSIDRKLGGWGVFRELVRELKKRDIRLILDGVFHHTSFFHPYFQDVVRNRERSEYRRFYRVTGSPVVPEQFLRVLHSEEPWIERYHLIKSLDWNYESFYSVWLMPRLNHDSPEVRRFIGEVMEYWLERGADGWRLDVAHGVPPELWREMRKAMPEEVYLVGEVMDDPRPWVPDAFHGTMNYPLYELILRFFVEGEIDAGEFLNGLELLSAHLGPAEYAMYNFLDNHDTERFLDLVGDRRRYLCALAFLMTYKGIPSIFYGDEIGLRGRLDGGLSAGRASMVWDRGKWDTEIFETTKRLIRLRRRSRALQLGEFVPVRFQGRTMIYERVLGDERVRVEIRYSMEPEDCVFHVTTP
- the trmBL1 gene encoding HTH-type sugar sensing transcriptional regulator TrmBL1, translated to MNEEEIVEKLQKLGLTKYESLAYITLLKLGPSKATDITKESGIPHTRVYDVLSSLHRKGFVDVMQGSPRLYKPVNPEVVLEKIKEDFIEDVENLKVAFLELYREVHGEDLPEIWTIQGFENTVERAEYVIRTAKHEVLINTPFEFLKLLKSEIRARKDIVFVIISNFDEIPDWLKGNNIILARSGGAPWLMASWIIGDIDYALFFGALPKDKRREKFYSFWAKSPKIIQNYMHWFYTIYLDNSEIIKPLNYAAAPKPLSLVNIRTLITVLKYVELPRKIEVIGRLVDTKEPVTLDGEITEYEYTPLTANITVNAGGKEWKIGGIGSYFEDVEGEKFILLD
- a CDS encoding glycogen synthase; the protein is MRILILGFEYLPVKVGGLAEAITSIAEGLAELGNEVVVFTPDHGRNLGEVFGSFRVSAFGGEVSITVRKREQNGVVVYSLGGGLLSESDVYGPGWEGLLRKAVLFGKASVGLMNGLIDAFTPDVIHAHDWHTVFALGLLKKYFGIRSVFTVHRLNKARIPDHYFSEANLAELAPYPEIDPEHTACYIADMVTTVSRSYLWEEWEFFKHFEGKVTHVFNGIDCSFWNEELMETKDLPREERRRRVLERFGLSDGKAFMFIGRFDKAQKGVDTLLRAIEVLSADPAFKEMRFIIIGKGDPELEAWARAVQNRFPENVRVVTELLGRETVRELYGSVDFVIIPSYFEPFGLVQLEAMCLGAVPIGSAVGGIKDTVIGLNSDPENATGLLVPPRDAFALARAMVLAKELDEGTLRKLRENGKRRARNDFTWENACGRYMKVYGGTVDRAVPFLR